TTACACCGCGGTGGGGGGCATTACCGAGCTGCGCGAGGCCATCGTCAAGCGCCACGGCGCCGACTTCGGATCGAATTACAATCGCGACGAGTGCATCGCCTCTACCGGAGGCAAGCTGGCGCTCTTCAACGCCATCCAGGTGTTGGTGGACCACGGCGATGAGGTGATTCTGCCCATCCCATATTGGGTCTCGTTTAAAGACATCATCCAATACGCCGGCGGCGTTCCGGTCTACGTCGAAACCGAAGAGAGCAACGGATTCAAGCTCACGCCTAAGATGATCGAGCAGGCCATCACGCCACACACCAAGGCGATGATCCTGAACTCGCCGTCGAACCCCTCGGGTGCTGTGGTCAAGCCCGAGGACATGCGCGCCATCATGCGGTTGTGCCACGAGCGTGGCATCTACGTTATCGCCGATGAGTGTTATTCCTACCTGGATTTCTCCGGAGCGTACATCTCCGTGGGCGCGTATCACGAGACCAAGGAACATGCCGTCATTATCGGTTCGCTCTCCAAGACCTATGCCATGACTGGATGGCGCCTCGGCTATGCCCTCGCGCCGGCGCCGATTACCAAAGCCATGCAAAAGCTGCAATCACAATCCACTTCTAACAGCACCTCAGTGGTGCAAAAAGCCGGCGTAGCTGCGTTGAACGGACCGCAGGAGTGCGTCGCCGAGATGCGTGCCGACTACATCTGTCTGCGCGACCGCGTTCTGGAAGGACTGGCTGAAATTCCCGGCATTCGTTGTGTTAAGCCCGGTGGCGCTTTTTACGTGTACCCGAATATATCTACCTTCTTCGGACGCAAGGGCGTCAACTCTCCGGCCGATGTTGCTCAAAAATTGCTGCACGAAGCGCATGTAGTTACCGTACCCAGCGAAGCCTTCGGGACCCAGGAGCACATTCGCATCTCGTATGCGACCTCGCGCCAAGAGCTGGATAAAGGCCTGGAGCGGATGAAGAAGTTCTTCGCTGCGCTGTAAGAGGAGCGCTGGGTGTCTTCGTATCCGGGATCGTAGAGACGTAGCTTGCTACGTCTCTAACCTGATCTACTGCGGACCCGTCCTCTGAGTACTTTGAAATACAATATTCTTCTATCGTCATGTCTCATTGGTATCCATTATTAATGGCTCCACAATTTGTCGAGCGCATCTGGGGAAAGCGCGATCTGGCGCCTCTCTACCAGTATCGGCGTACCCCCGAGCAAACACCCATCGGCGAGGTTTGGCTTACCGGCGACGAGTGCCGTGTCACCAACGGCCCGTTTGCTGGGGAAAGTCTGGCCACGCTGGCTGGCAGGTTCGGATGTGATTTCGTTGGCGAGGCAGCTCCTCGCAGCAGCCGTTTTCCGCTGCTTGTAAAATTTCTTTTCCCTTGCGAAAAACTTTCGGTCCAGGTGCATCCCGATGATGAGGGCGCCCGCCGCCACGGCGAGCCCAACGGTAAGACCGAGTGCTGGTACGTGTACTCTGCCCAGCCCGGCGCGCAGATTGCTCTGGGACTCAAAGAGGGAGCCACACTGGCACAACTGGAGCGCGCCATCGCCGAAACTCGCGCCGAGGAGCTGCTCAACTGGATTGATCTCGCTGCCGGCGACCTGATCTACGTGGACGCCGGCACCGTGCACACCATCGGTCCAGGATCGGTGCTGGTGGAAGTCCAGCAGAATTCCGATCTGACCTATCGTCTTTACGACTACGGACGGCCGCGCAAGTTGCACCTGAGCGAAGCTTTTGATGTGATTAAAGAGAAGACTTTTGCCGGCAAAATACCGCCCAGCGGAAGCAATGGGAATCTGAATCTGATTACCTCCTCCTGCTTTGTTGTAAACAAACGCACTTTGCCGGAAACCAAAGAACACCTGATCACCCGGCACATGCCGCCTTACTCTGTACAGATCGTAGTGGCGCTGGAGGGCAGCGGTTTGGTTTTGGCGAAAGACAAAGATCCAGTCCCATTTTCGCGCGGTGAGGTTGTCGTGGTTCCGGCAAGCATTAACAATTTCAGAGTTCGTCCGCAGCAGAACCTGGAATACTTGCATATCTGTTTGCCGCAGGAAGAGGTCAAGGTGCCGCAATCTGTGCCCAGCGACCAGAAGTAATGAACTTTAGATTGTCATTCTGAGCGCAGCGAAGAATCTGGCGAGAATGCTTGCGT
Above is a window of Terriglobales bacterium DNA encoding:
- a CDS encoding pyridoxal phosphate-dependent aminotransferase: MTTTPALKTKLLSDRINRIEVSATMAVVAEAAKLREQGADLVDYGAGEPHFSTPQHIKDAAIAAINTNFTRYTAVGGITELREAIVKRHGADFGSNYNRDECIASTGGKLALFNAIQVLVDHGDEVILPIPYWVSFKDIIQYAGGVPVYVETEESNGFKLTPKMIEQAITPHTKAMILNSPSNPSGAVVKPEDMRAIMRLCHERGIYVIADECYSYLDFSGAYISVGAYHETKEHAVIIGSLSKTYAMTGWRLGYALAPAPITKAMQKLQSQSTSNSTSVVQKAGVAALNGPQECVAEMRADYICLRDRVLEGLAEIPGIRCVKPGGAFYVYPNISTFFGRKGVNSPADVAQKLLHEAHVVTVPSEAFGTQEHIRISYATSRQELDKGLERMKKFFAAL
- a CDS encoding type I phosphomannose isomerase catalytic subunit: MAPQFVERIWGKRDLAPLYQYRRTPEQTPIGEVWLTGDECRVTNGPFAGESLATLAGRFGCDFVGEAAPRSSRFPLLVKFLFPCEKLSVQVHPDDEGARRHGEPNGKTECWYVYSAQPGAQIALGLKEGATLAQLERAIAETRAEELLNWIDLAAGDLIYVDAGTVHTIGPGSVLVEVQQNSDLTYRLYDYGRPRKLHLSEAFDVIKEKTFAGKIPPSGSNGNLNLITSSCFVVNKRTLPETKEHLITRHMPPYSVQIVVALEGSGLVLAKDKDPVPFSRGEVVVVPASINNFRVRPQQNLEYLHICLPQEEVKVPQSVPSDQK